A genomic window from Oceanobacillus timonensis includes:
- the dnaJ gene encoding molecular chaperone DnaJ: protein MAKKDYYDLLGVDKDASKDEIKKSYRKLARKYHPDVNQEEGAAEKFKEVKEAYEVLSDDQKRAQYDQFGHAGPQSQGFGGFGGGGAQDFGGFSDIFDMFFGGGGRTRDPNAPQQGDDLQYTLILDFEEAIFGKETDIEVPQEEECDTCHGSGAKPGTKPETCSHCHGSGQLNEEQNTPFGRVVNRRVCHYCNGTGKIIPDKCETCGGTGTVHTKKKIHISIPAGIDEGQQIRVSGKGDAGKNGGPPGDLFVVIRVRRHDFYVREGDHIFCELPLTFAQAALGDELEVPTVHGKVKLRIPAGTQAGKTFRLKGKGAPNVHGRGQGDQHIKVKVMTPTNLTDKQKDLLRQFNELGGNESTDEQEDNIFQRFRKAFKGD, encoded by the coding sequence TTGGCAAAAAAAGATTATTATGATCTTTTAGGTGTAGATAAGGACGCCTCAAAAGATGAAATAAAGAAGAGTTACCGGAAGCTGGCCCGTAAATACCATCCGGATGTCAATCAGGAAGAGGGTGCAGCAGAGAAATTTAAGGAAGTAAAGGAAGCTTATGAAGTTTTAAGTGATGATCAGAAGCGGGCACAATATGATCAATTTGGTCATGCAGGTCCACAAAGTCAAGGTTTTGGAGGTTTTGGCGGCGGTGGCGCACAAGACTTCGGCGGATTCAGCGATATTTTCGATATGTTCTTTGGCGGCGGCGGACGTACACGTGATCCGAACGCACCGCAACAAGGAGACGATTTGCAATATACGCTAATTCTCGATTTTGAAGAAGCCATTTTTGGGAAAGAAACGGATATTGAAGTACCGCAGGAGGAAGAGTGTGATACTTGCCATGGTTCAGGAGCAAAACCGGGGACAAAACCGGAAACCTGCTCGCATTGTCATGGATCAGGTCAGTTAAATGAAGAACAGAACACACCATTCGGCCGTGTCGTAAATCGTCGTGTCTGTCATTATTGTAACGGAACAGGTAAAATTATTCCGGACAAATGTGAAACATGTGGCGGTACTGGAACCGTTCATACCAAGAAAAAAATTCACATTTCTATTCCGGCTGGGATTGACGAAGGTCAACAAATCCGTGTATCTGGTAAAGGGGATGCAGGCAAAAATGGCGGCCCTCCAGGTGATTTATTTGTTGTTATTCGTGTTCGCAGACATGATTTCTATGTGCGGGAAGGCGACCATATTTTCTGTGAATTGCCGCTTACCTTTGCGCAAGCTGCGTTAGGGGATGAATTGGAAGTACCTACTGTACACGGCAAGGTTAAATTAAGAATTCCAGCTGGTACACAAGCAGGGAAAACATTCCGCTTGAAAGGAAAAGGTGCACCAAACGTTCATGGTAGAGGTCAAGGCGATCAGCATATTAAAGTAAAAGTAATGACGCCAACCAATTTAACAGATAAACAAAAAGATTTGTTGCGTCAATTTAATGAATTAGGTGGAAATGAATCCACAGATGAACAAGAGGATAATATTTTCCAACGCTTCCGTAAAGCGTTCAAAGGTGACTGA
- the dnaK gene encoding molecular chaperone DnaK — protein sequence MGKIIGIDLGTTNSCVSVMEGGEAVVIPNPEGNRTTPSVVSFKNGERQVGEVAKRQAITNPNTVQSIKRHIGTDYKVTIDDKEYTPQEISAIILQHIKAYAEDYTGETVDKAVITVPAYFNDAERQATKDAGKIAGLEVERIINEPTAAALAYGIDKDDQDQTILVYDLGGGTFDVSILDIGDGTFEVVATAGDNRLGGDDFDEVIIKHMVEEFRKENGIDLSKDKMAVQRLKDAAEKAKKDLSGVGQTQISLPFITAGDAGPLHLEMTLTRAKFDELSTELVERTMKPTRRALSDAGLSKNDIHKVILVGGSTRIPAVQEAIKKELGQDPSKGVNPDEVVALGAAIQGGVLQGDVKDVLLLDVTPLSLGIETQGAVFTKLIERNTTIPTSASQTFSTAADNQTAVDIHVLQGEREMAADNKTLGRFQLSDIPPAPRGMPQIEVSFDIDANGIVNVRAKDLGTNKEQSITIKSSSGLSDDEVDKMVKEAEENAEADKARREEVELRNQADQLVFTTDKTLKDLGDKVSDEEKQQTEAARDELKEALESNDQEQIQAKKDALEEKVQQLSAKLYEQVQQEAQEAQGAENAGEQQGDDVVDADYTEVDDDDNDNKENK from the coding sequence ATGGGTAAAATTATCGGAATAGACTTAGGAACAACAAACTCATGTGTATCAGTAATGGAAGGCGGCGAGGCAGTCGTTATCCCAAACCCGGAAGGAAATCGTACAACTCCTTCTGTTGTATCTTTTAAAAACGGGGAAAGACAAGTCGGAGAGGTTGCTAAACGTCAGGCAATCACAAATCCAAATACCGTTCAATCCATTAAGCGTCATATTGGTACAGACTATAAAGTAACCATTGATGATAAAGAATATACACCACAAGAAATTTCAGCAATTATTCTGCAACATATTAAAGCATATGCAGAAGATTATACAGGTGAAACGGTAGATAAAGCTGTTATTACGGTTCCTGCTTATTTCAATGACGCAGAGCGCCAGGCTACAAAAGATGCTGGTAAAATTGCTGGTCTTGAAGTAGAACGTATTATTAATGAACCAACAGCAGCAGCACTTGCATATGGTATTGATAAAGATGATCAAGATCAAACAATTCTAGTATATGACCTTGGCGGCGGTACATTCGACGTATCTATCCTGGACATTGGCGACGGTACGTTTGAAGTTGTTGCTACAGCCGGAGACAATCGTCTTGGCGGGGATGACTTTGACGAAGTAATCATCAAGCACATGGTAGAAGAATTCAGAAAAGAAAATGGTATTGACCTTTCTAAAGATAAAATGGCAGTACAACGTTTGAAAGATGCTGCTGAGAAAGCGAAGAAAGACTTGTCCGGTGTAGGACAAACGCAAATCTCTCTTCCATTTATCACAGCAGGAGATGCTGGCCCATTGCACTTGGAAATGACATTGACACGTGCGAAATTTGATGAATTATCAACAGAGTTAGTTGAGCGTACAATGAAACCGACACGCCGTGCACTTTCTGATGCTGGTTTATCTAAAAATGATATTCATAAAGTTATCTTAGTTGGTGGTTCCACACGTATTCCGGCAGTACAAGAAGCGATTAAGAAAGAATTAGGTCAAGATCCTTCTAAAGGTGTTAACCCGGATGAAGTGGTAGCACTTGGTGCCGCAATTCAAGGCGGTGTGCTGCAAGGTGACGTGAAAGACGTATTATTACTAGACGTAACACCACTTTCTTTAGGTATCGAAACACAGGGTGCAGTATTTACAAAATTAATTGAACGTAATACAACTATTCCGACAAGTGCATCCCAAACTTTCTCAACGGCAGCTGATAACCAGACTGCAGTAGATATTCATGTACTTCAAGGGGAACGTGAAATGGCAGCAGATAATAAAACGCTTGGCCGCTTCCAATTATCTGATATTCCGCCAGCACCACGTGGAATGCCTCAAATTGAAGTATCCTTCGATATCGATGCGAACGGTATTGTTAACGTAAGAGCAAAAGATTTAGGAACAAATAAAGAACAATCCATTACAATCAAATCTTCTTCTGGTTTATCTGACGATGAAGTAGATAAAATGGTAAAAGAAGCAGAAGAAAACGCAGAAGCGGATAAAGCACGCCGTGAAGAAGTAGAACTTCGCAACCAAGCTGATCAGCTTGTATTTACAACAGATAAAACATTGAAAGACTTAGGCGATAAAGTTTCTGATGAGGAAAAACAACAGACTGAAGCTGCAAGAGATGAATTAAAAGAAGCTTTAGAGTCTAATGATCAAGAGCAAATCCAAGCGAAGAAAGATGCGCTGGAAGAAAAAGTTCAACAGCTTTCTGCTAAGCTTTATGAGCAAGTACAACAAGAAGCTCAAGAGGCACAAGGTGCAGAAAATGCAGGGGAACAACAAGGCGATGACGTTGTTGATGCAGATTATACAGAAGTAGATGATGACGACAACGATAATAAAGAAAATAAATAA
- the grpE gene encoding nucleotide exchange factor GrpE produces the protein MAENEKKEEESLQEEQEIVDAAADETETETESADETNDVEAQAEALKNEKEELENRLLRLQAEFDNYKRRTLKEREAERKYKAQDMVQELLPVMDNFERALQVEVSGENESILEGIDMVYRQLQDVFSSQGVSVIETEGADFDPNIHHAVMQVEDDSVETNKVVEELQKGYLLKDRVIRPAMVKVNK, from the coding sequence ATGGCAGAGAATGAAAAAAAAGAAGAAGAATCGCTGCAAGAAGAACAGGAAATTGTTGATGCGGCAGCGGACGAAACAGAAACAGAGACTGAATCTGCAGACGAAACGAATGATGTAGAAGCTCAGGCAGAAGCTTTGAAAAATGAAAAAGAAGAGCTTGAGAACCGTCTGCTTCGCTTGCAGGCAGAGTTTGACAACTACAAACGCCGCACATTAAAAGAGCGCGAAGCAGAACGTAAATACAAAGCACAGGATATGGTTCAGGAACTGCTTCCTGTGATGGATAATTTTGAACGCGCACTGCAGGTTGAAGTGTCCGGAGAAAACGAAAGTATACTGGAAGGAATTGATATGGTATACCGTCAATTACAGGACGTATTTTCTTCGCAGGGTGTGTCTGTTATTGAAACAGAAGGTGCAGATTTTGATCCGAATATACACCATGCTGTCATGCAAGTGGAAGATGACTCTGTAGAAACAAATAAAGTTGTTGAAGAGCTGCAAAAAGGCTATCTTCTAAAAGACAGGGTTATCCGGCCTGCAATGGTAAAAGTCAATAAATAA
- the hrcA gene encoding heat-inducible transcriptional repressor HrcA — protein sequence MLTDRQLMILQVIIDDFIESAKPVGSRALSKKDTLPFSAATIRNEMADLEEFGFLEKTHTSSGRVPSEKGYRYYVDHLIGPEIHQHGLGIIEKLTNNGVYEFEQIVQTAAEALSQLTNYTSIILGPEMFETTVKNIQVLALSDQSAVAILVTNTGHVEHRSFTLPKGISSSDIEKLVNILNDRLQGVPLYRLPEVIQNEVASLMMKYMDDVGSSLHWIRALFTQEQAVKLYFGGKANILMQPEFNDVDRIRSFYSLMEREDEIVNLLKNSNQGIKVSIGHENEVEEIKDLSLITASYHIGGGQMGTIALIGPTRMEYKKVLSLMESISKEMTGAMRKWYSDKS from the coding sequence ATGTTAACAGATAGGCAACTTATGATATTGCAGGTCATTATTGATGATTTTATAGAGTCTGCTAAACCGGTAGGGTCAAGGGCACTATCTAAAAAAGATACGTTGCCATTTAGCGCCGCAACAATCCGGAATGAGATGGCGGACTTAGAAGAATTCGGTTTTTTGGAAAAAACGCATACCTCTTCTGGACGTGTGCCATCAGAAAAAGGGTACCGTTATTATGTTGATCATTTAATTGGTCCGGAAATTCATCAACATGGATTGGGAATCATTGAAAAATTAACGAATAACGGGGTATATGAATTTGAACAGATTGTACAAACGGCAGCGGAGGCTCTTTCGCAATTAACCAATTATACGTCCATTATTCTCGGACCGGAGATGTTTGAAACGACAGTAAAAAATATTCAAGTACTGGCACTGTCCGACCAATCAGCAGTAGCTATTTTAGTCACAAATACCGGGCATGTAGAGCACCGTTCATTTACCTTGCCAAAAGGTATTTCATCATCTGATATCGAAAAGCTTGTAAACATTTTGAATGACCGTCTTCAAGGAGTGCCGCTTTATCGGCTGCCTGAGGTTATCCAAAATGAGGTAGCTTCTTTAATGATGAAATATATGGATGATGTAGGGTCATCCCTTCATTGGATTCGCGCGCTATTTACCCAAGAGCAAGCGGTGAAACTTTATTTTGGCGGCAAAGCAAATATATTGATGCAGCCGGAATTTAATGATGTCGATCGCATCCGCTCTTTTTATTCCTTGATGGAACGCGAAGATGAAATTGTAAATCTCTTGAAAAACTCCAATCAAGGTATTAAAGTATCTATTGGACATGAAAATGAAGTGGAAGAGATTAAAGACTTAAGTTTGATTACCGCTTCTTACCATATCGGCGGCGGACAGATGGGAACCATTGCATTAATAGGTCCTACGAGAATGGAGTACAAAAAGGTATTATCCTTAATGGAAAGCATCTCCAAGGAAATGACTGGCGCAATGCGGAAATGGTATAGTGATAAATCCTGA
- the hemW gene encoding radical SAM family heme chaperone HemW, giving the protein MRVQSVYIHIPFCKQICHYCNFVKYYYMEKKADAFIDALIKEIDTAIPGKGNVFRTIYMGGGTPTALSMEQLQKLFQFLHEKFDLAACEEFTIEINPGDIDAEKARLLYHYGVNRISFGVQVMDDAMLEKIGRMHRVKDVYTTVEILTQAAFTNISLDLIYALPDQTVSHFEKTLKEALQFGLPHYSTYALQIEPKTVFYHKRRKGMLHQPPEDAEVEMYRLLQNHMKKQGVYQYEISNFAKPGYESKHNLTYWNNDYYFGFGAGAHGYLPGKRTANYKPLGTYIREIDRTGSAVEHLEEITLQDRIEEELFLQLRKAEGINTQAFRERYHLSLEKLYREELSQLIRDELLMYQDGNYALTNQGMLLGDRVFQEFLLLEDFSEKLEIARS; this is encoded by the coding sequence ATGCGCGTTCAGTCAGTATATATTCATATCCCTTTTTGTAAGCAAATTTGCCACTACTGCAATTTTGTAAAGTATTATTACATGGAGAAGAAGGCAGATGCATTTATAGATGCGTTAATAAAAGAAATAGATACAGCCATTCCTGGTAAAGGAAATGTTTTTCGGACCATTTATATGGGTGGCGGAACACCTACAGCATTGTCAATGGAACAATTGCAAAAGCTCTTTCAGTTTTTACATGAAAAATTTGATCTTGCCGCTTGTGAAGAATTTACGATAGAAATTAATCCGGGAGACATCGACGCTGAAAAGGCCAGACTTTTGTATCATTATGGTGTGAATCGGATTTCATTTGGTGTCCAGGTAATGGATGATGCGATGCTTGAAAAAATCGGGCGTATGCATCGTGTGAAAGATGTTTATACAACCGTGGAAATTCTTACGCAGGCGGCGTTTACCAACATTAGTCTGGATTTGATTTATGCGCTCCCTGATCAAACCGTTTCCCACTTCGAAAAAACATTAAAAGAAGCACTTCAATTTGGTCTTCCGCATTATTCCACATATGCATTGCAAATTGAACCCAAAACGGTTTTTTACCATAAACGGCGAAAAGGGATGCTTCATCAGCCGCCCGAAGATGCTGAAGTGGAGATGTACCGGTTGCTCCAGAACCATATGAAAAAACAAGGTGTTTATCAGTATGAAATCAGTAATTTTGCCAAACCGGGGTATGAGAGCAAACACAATTTAACCTATTGGAATAATGATTATTATTTTGGTTTTGGTGCTGGTGCTCACGGCTATTTGCCCGGGAAGCGTACGGCAAATTACAAACCGTTAGGAACGTATATAAGAGAAATTGACCGTACAGGGTCAGCGGTCGAACATCTGGAAGAAATAACATTACAGGACCGGATTGAAGAAGAATTGTTTCTGCAGCTCAGAAAAGCAGAAGGGATTAATACACAAGCTTTTAGGGAAAGATATCATTTGTCGCTGGAAAAATTATACCGTGAAGAATTAAGTCAGCTGATACGAGATGAATTACTAATGTATCAAGACGGAAACTATGCATTGACAAATCAGGGTATGCTTCTGGGAGACAGGGTGTTTCAGGAATTTTTATTACTGGAGGATTTTTCGGAAAAACTGGAAATTGCCCGTTCTTAA
- the lepA gene encoding translation elongation factor 4: protein MTNTKRNVRNFSIIAHIDHGKSTLADRILENTETVTKREMKDQLLDGMDLERERGITIKLNAVQLKYTNKAGEEFIFHLIDTPGHVDFTYEVSRSLAACEGAILVVDAAQGIEAQTLANVYLAMENDLEIIPVINKIDLPSADTEKVKKELEDVLGIDGDEAILASAKANIGIEEILERIAEDVPGPPGEAEDPLRALIFDSLYDTYRGVIAYVCVKEGSIKVGDKIKMMATDKEFEVNEVGVFTPKQLPKKELTVGDVGYLTASIKNVGDSRVGDTITLADRPADEALPGYRRLNPMVFCGLFPVDSNDYNDLREALERLELNDSSLQYEPETSQALGFGYRCGFLGLLHMEIIQERIEREFGIGLITTAPSVIFEVELTNGDVFSVDNPSEMPDPQVIEEVREPFVEATIMVPNDYIGAVMEIAQKKRGNFVDMQYLDDIRVNVIYHIPLSEIVYDFFDQLKSQTKGYASFDYELIGYQPSRLVKMDILLNGESIDALSLVVHRDFAYERGKQIVEKLKNLIPRQQFEVPIQAAIGNKIVARSNIKAVRKDVTAKLYGGDISRKRKLLEKQKEGKKRMKMVGAVEVPQEAFMAVLRMDDD, encoded by the coding sequence ATGACGAATACAAAAAGAAACGTCAGAAACTTTTCGATCATTGCCCATATTGACCATGGAAAGTCAACATTAGCAGATCGAATTCTTGAAAATACAGAAACCGTTACAAAACGTGAAATGAAAGACCAGCTGTTAGATGGCATGGACTTGGAACGTGAACGCGGTATAACCATTAAATTGAATGCAGTGCAATTAAAATATACAAACAAAGCCGGAGAAGAATTTATTTTCCACTTAATTGATACACCTGGCCATGTCGACTTCACATATGAGGTATCCAGAAGCCTGGCTGCCTGTGAAGGAGCTATTCTTGTAGTGGATGCAGCACAAGGAATTGAAGCACAGACATTGGCGAACGTCTATTTAGCAATGGAAAATGATTTAGAAATTATTCCGGTCATTAATAAAATTGATTTGCCAAGTGCCGATACAGAAAAAGTTAAAAAAGAATTAGAAGATGTATTAGGGATTGACGGTGATGAAGCCATTTTAGCTTCTGCAAAAGCGAATATAGGAATTGAAGAAATTCTGGAGCGTATAGCAGAAGACGTTCCGGGGCCTCCTGGAGAAGCAGAAGATCCATTAAGAGCGTTAATTTTTGACTCGCTGTATGATACGTACCGCGGAGTTATCGCTTATGTCTGTGTGAAAGAAGGCTCTATTAAAGTCGGAGATAAAATTAAAATGATGGCTACAGACAAAGAATTCGAGGTAAACGAAGTAGGTGTATTTACCCCGAAACAGCTTCCTAAAAAAGAACTGACTGTCGGCGATGTCGGCTATTTAACAGCGTCGATTAAAAATGTCGGTGATTCCCGTGTCGGGGATACCATTACATTAGCTGACAGACCGGCTGATGAAGCACTGCCCGGTTACCGCCGTCTGAATCCGATGGTATTCTGCGGACTCTTTCCGGTAGACTCCAATGATTATAATGATTTAAGAGAAGCATTGGAGCGCTTGGAACTGAATGATTCTTCCCTGCAGTATGAGCCGGAAACTTCTCAGGCGCTTGGTTTTGGTTACCGTTGCGGATTCCTGGGATTACTTCATATGGAGATTATTCAGGAACGGATTGAAAGAGAATTTGGCATTGGTTTAATTACAACTGCTCCAAGTGTTATTTTTGAAGTAGAATTGACAAATGGAGATGTTTTTTCTGTGGATAACCCGTCAGAAATGCCGGATCCGCAAGTAATTGAAGAAGTACGCGAGCCGTTTGTAGAAGCTACGATAATGGTACCGAATGATTATATCGGTGCTGTGATGGAAATTGCCCAAAAGAAACGCGGTAATTTTGTAGATATGCAATATTTAGATGATATTCGTGTTAACGTCATCTATCATATCCCGCTTTCAGAAATTGTTTATGATTTCTTTGATCAGTTAAAATCACAGACAAAAGGGTATGCGTCCTTTGACTATGAATTAATTGGATATCAACCTTCTCGTCTTGTGAAAATGGATATATTGCTTAATGGGGAATCGATTGATGCGTTGTCGCTGGTTGTCCACCGTGATTTTGCGTATGAACGTGGAAAGCAGATTGTGGAGAAACTGAAGAATTTAATCCCAAGACAGCAATTTGAAGTGCCGATCCAGGCAGCCATCGGCAATAAAATTGTAGCGCGGTCTAATATCAAAGCAGTCCGTAAAGATGTGACAGCCAAACTTTATGGCGGAGATATTTCCCGAAAAAGAAAGCTTCTTGAAAAACAGAAAGAAGGAAAGAAACGGATGAAGATGGTAGGCGCCGTTGAAGTCCCTCAAGAAGCGTTTATGGCTGTTTTGAGGATGGATGATGATTAA
- a CDS encoding stage II sporulation protein P has protein sequence MICFVGIFLLISILTAVQPAYRFSSDMLNSWTKEMDSTVFYHLITMENRAYKQSFPEGEAEIPKMSDVFFELTSNVTPTDPRTLFGNEIPGFSIYDNQLLMASDNDFTHFPIESNPPLEEVLREREAVLTEEDETEETEETEETEESEEPEEEIENEQTTGDRDVVFIYNTHNRESFLPHLPNETDPDGAMHGEINITKVSDRLAAELERQGIGTQVDDTDFGALLDERGMGYHQSYEVSRDIVTEAVAGNQEIQYVFDLHRDSLRKDKTTQTIDGEEYAKILFVIGTGHPDYEKNLKVATELHGLLEEEYPGLSRGVFQKDGSSGNGVYNQDVEGNALLIEFGGVDNTMEELNRSADVLGEVFSDYYWDAEAVQSDE, from the coding sequence ATGATATGTTTTGTGGGTATATTTCTATTAATCAGTATATTAACAGCAGTACAGCCTGCTTATCGATTTTCATCCGATATGCTTAACAGTTGGACAAAAGAAATGGACAGTACAGTTTTTTATCATTTAATTACAATGGAAAACCGGGCATATAAACAAAGTTTTCCTGAAGGGGAAGCAGAAATACCAAAAATGTCTGATGTATTCTTTGAGCTGACATCGAATGTGACACCAACTGATCCCAGAACGTTGTTTGGCAATGAAATTCCGGGTTTTTCAATATATGATAATCAATTATTAATGGCAAGCGATAATGATTTTACTCATTTTCCAATAGAATCGAATCCGCCTTTAGAAGAAGTGTTACGAGAGAGAGAAGCGGTACTGACAGAAGAGGATGAAACCGAGGAGACAGAGGAAACAGAGGAAACAGAAGAGTCTGAAGAGCCGGAAGAAGAAATTGAAAATGAACAGACAACCGGTGACCGAGATGTTGTATTTATCTATAATACGCACAATAGAGAGTCTTTTTTACCGCATTTGCCGAATGAAACAGATCCTGACGGGGCCATGCACGGAGAAATTAATATAACAAAAGTCAGTGATCGCTTAGCGGCTGAACTTGAAAGGCAGGGAATTGGTACACAAGTAGATGATACGGATTTTGGTGCCCTTTTGGATGAGCGGGGAATGGGATACCATCAATCTTATGAAGTCTCTCGCGATATTGTTACGGAAGCAGTAGCAGGTAATCAGGAAATTCAATATGTGTTTGATCTTCATAGGGATTCTCTAAGGAAAGACAAGACAACACAAACCATTGATGGAGAAGAATATGCAAAAATTCTATTTGTTATTGGTACGGGACATCCGGATTATGAAAAGAACCTAAAAGTTGCAACAGAATTACATGGATTGCTTGAAGAAGAATATCCAGGGTTAAGCCGAGGCGTGTTTCAGAAAGATGGTTCCAGTGGAAATGGCGTATATAATCAGGATGTGGAAGGCAATGCATTACTGATTGAGTTTGGCGGTGTCGATAATACCATGGAAGAACTGAATCGTTCCGCGGATGTGTTAGGGGAAGTGTTCAGCGATTATTATTGGGATGCTGAAGCAGTACAGTCTGATGAATAG
- the gpr gene encoding GPR endopeptidase has translation MENAENQFQVRTDLAVEAKDMYTEKQENQEKQDITGVTYKETTTKGIQISYVTIDDKGAEQIGKKPGNYVTIHADGVKKQDTEKQHQAAKILAKELEDLIRKQDLPDKASCLIVGLGNWNVTPDALGPMTVEKVLVTSHLFRLQPESVAEGYAEVAAMSPGVMGVTGIETSDFIFGIVEKYQPDMVIAIDALASRSISRVNETIQLSDTGIHPGSGVGNKRKEISEQTLGIPVIAIGVPTVVDAVTITSDTIDYVLKHFGREWKEKDDPSKSLTPAGMNFGSKQLTEEDLPEKAQREKLFGMIGGLSEEEKRQLIMEVLTPIGHNLMVTPKEVDGFMLDMAEVIANGLNAALHEAVTIDNFSSYSR, from the coding sequence ATGGAAAATGCAGAGAATCAGTTCCAGGTAAGAACGGATTTAGCAGTGGAAGCAAAAGACATGTATACGGAAAAGCAGGAGAATCAAGAAAAGCAAGATATCACAGGGGTCACATATAAAGAAACGACGACAAAGGGTATACAAATTTCGTATGTGACAATTGATGATAAAGGTGCTGAACAAATCGGAAAGAAGCCGGGTAACTATGTCACCATTCATGCGGATGGTGTCAAAAAACAAGATACAGAGAAACAGCATCAGGCAGCAAAAATACTGGCAAAAGAGCTGGAAGATTTAATCAGAAAACAAGATTTACCAGATAAAGCATCATGCTTGATTGTTGGTTTAGGAAATTGGAATGTAACCCCTGATGCGTTAGGGCCGATGACCGTGGAGAAAGTGCTGGTGACCAGTCATCTATTTCGTCTGCAGCCGGAATCAGTCGCAGAAGGTTATGCCGAAGTGGCCGCTATGTCACCGGGGGTAATGGGGGTAACAGGAATTGAAACCAGTGATTTTATTTTTGGTATTGTAGAAAAGTATCAGCCTGATATGGTTATCGCTATTGATGCGCTTGCATCGAGATCCATCAGCAGAGTCAATGAAACAATCCAATTATCTGATACAGGTATTCATCCAGGTTCCGGGGTCGGCAATAAGCGCAAGGAAATAAGTGAACAGACGCTGGGCATCCCGGTGATTGCTATTGGTGTACCAACAGTGGTAGATGCTGTAACCATTACAAGTGATACCATCGATTATGTATTGAAACATTTTGGAAGAGAATGGAAAGAAAAAGATGACCCGTCCAAATCGCTAACGCCTGCCGGGATGAATTTTGGATCGAAACAATTAACTGAGGAAGATTTGCCGGAGAAAGCGCAGCGGGAAAAGTTATTTGGTATGATAGGCGGCCTGTCAGAGGAAGAAAAGAGACAGTTGATTATGGAAGTGTTGACGCCGATTGGTCATAATTTAATGGTCACCCCGAAAGAAGTCGATGGTTTTATGCTTGATATGGCCGAAGTAATAGCAAATGGTTTAAATGCAGCTTTACATGAAGCGGTAACAATTGATAATTTTTCAAGTTATTCGAGGTAA
- the rpsT gene encoding 30S ribosomal protein S20, producing the protein MANIKSAVKRVEVNQKKRANNNAKLSAMRTEIKRVDKLVEANDIENAKIVFQSANKLIDKAAQKGVIHQNNANRQKARLAKKINA; encoded by the coding sequence ATGGCAAATATTAAATCTGCAGTAAAACGCGTAGAAGTTAACCAAAAGAAACGAGCTAATAACAACGCTAAACTTTCTGCTATGCGCACAGAGATCAAACGTGTGGATAAACTTGTAGAAGCAAACGACATTGAAAATGCAAAAATTGTTTTCCAATCTGCTAATAAGTTGATTGATAAAGCAGCACAAAAAGGTGTTATCCACCAAAATAACGCTAATCGTCAAAAGGCTCGTTTAGCTAAAAAAATAAACGCATAA